Proteins encoded by one window of Centroberyx gerrardi isolate f3 chromosome 21, fCenGer3.hap1.cur.20231027, whole genome shotgun sequence:
- the dhrsx gene encoding polyprenol dehydrogenase, which yields MLWLLSVLLPFVRLYLCGVKVLLYQLFNRSFTLPVLPKQNGRVAIVTGGARGMGFETARHLASLGMHVVIAGNEEEEGLAAVRKIHEEDSEGKVEFVFLDLASLESIRQFVQKFKARGLPLHVLVNNAGIMLVPERKTEDGFELHFGLNYLGHFLLTNLLLDMLKKSGKQDCCSRIITMSSATHYGGILDMDDLQSRTCYSAHGAYSQSKLALVLFTYYLQEKLTAGRFPVTTNAVDPGMVDTALYDNLCSPAQAAKKPVAKLLFRTPAEGASTAIYAAAASEMDGVGGCYLYNGQKTQSADITYEADIQAELWKRSCELVGLQEA from the exons ATGTTGTGGCTGCTCTCGGTCTTGCTGCCTTTTGTGAGGCTGTATTTATGTGGAGTTAAAGTTCTTCTCTATCAGCTGTTCAACAGATCTTTTACCTTACCAG TCTTACCCAAGCAAAATGGAAGGGTTGCCATAGTGACTGGGGGTGCCCGTGGAATGGGTTTTGAGACCGCAAGACACCTGGCAAGCCTTGGCATGCATGTTGTAATAG CTGGGaacgaggaagaggaaggcttGGCAGCTGTCAGGAAGATTCACGAAGAAGACAGCGAGGGGAAAg ttgagTTTGTCTTCCTGGACTTGGCCTCCCTGGAATCTATCCGACAGTTTGTTCAGAAGTTCAAAGCCCGGGGTCTCCCCCTTCACGTTCTGGTTAACAACG CTGGAATCATGCTGGTtcctgagagaaagacagaggatgGCTTCGAGTTGCACTTTGGCCTCAACTACCTTGGCCACTTCCTGTTGACCAACCTCCTGCTGGATATGCTGAAGAAGTCGGGAAAGCAGGACTGCTGCTCTCGCATCATCACCATGTCCTCCGCAACTCACTACGGAGGGATTCTGGACATGGACGACTTGCAGAGCAG GACCTGCTATAGTGCCCACGGTGCCTATTCCCAGAGTAAACTGGCGCTGGTCCTCTTCACCTACTACCTGCAGGAGAAGCTGACGGCCGGCCGCTTCCCGGTGACCACCAACGCCGTGGACCCCGGCATGGTGGACACAGCGCTGTACGACAATCTGTGCAGCCCGGCGCAGGCAGCCAAGAAACCAGTGGCCAAACTGCTGTTCAGG ACCCCAGCAGAGGGCGCGTCCACAGCCATCTACGCTGCAGCTGCCTCTGAAATGGACGGGGTGGGCGGCTGTTACTTGTATAATGGCCAGAAAACACAGTCAGCCGACATTACCTACGAGGCTGACATACAGGCCGAGCTGTGGAAACGGAGTTGTGAGCTCGTGGGCCTTCAAGAGGCCTGA
- the LOC139913946 gene encoding E3 SUMO-protein ligase ZBED1-like has translation MEGRSAGASSSGLNLVAHPRAKSKVWRYFGFDTDADGCILHWKRIYCRVCMSQIAYSGNTSNLSYHLEKNHPVEFSEFVKSNTDQIREAFATAFSRIKPEPPGPHLQQSQDTNSRQNLGYENRRQNDLTIAVINFICEGMYPVSVVEEPTFKTLLRTADPGYSPPSKSDLAVKMLPQMYCRTREILLTEVAGVVNCGVTTDLWQSQTRNRTYISLSMHSVNHNSTTGFSVTSKCLKTFEVQEDNTAENITRAMYEAFVEWGITHKVSGATTNGSVDIVKACSLLELSVEMPCLGHTINRAMDEAFALPRVDSFLGCCRKLVAHFRETAMAMYLLREKQKQHGLSQCTLITDWGRSWLAALAMLQRLKEQQLAITAMLVENSNNHHLSFDGADWAMVEGLIEVLQPFKVVANMITSCRYPTISMVRPVLHMLLNTTLKVKEGDLKEISMTKEVISKVLSSIYSQTQEISTFLNVATFLDPRYKRLPFLSSQERSQVESNIIEEAKAILEKQIADRPCNDDFSLASDEPPSKKQTPLTERPGSSATPDNPLAAIFCQSDTDQSQEELHAQVVEELSNYKSQRILGLNEDPLLWWSSHAALFPTLPKVLQKYWCVPATSAPCHRLFSSSGTILCGKRNRIAPALVDQQVFLYENSRSYYEPEPSEDDLDDVWDGNCTLGQPLE, from the coding sequence ATGGAGGGTAGAAGTGCAGGAGCTTCATCCTCTGGCCTCAATCTTGTTGCACACCCGCGGGCAAAAAGCAAAGTCTGGAGATACTTTGGCTTTGACACGGATGCAGATGGGTGCATATTGCACTGGAAAAGGATATACTGTCGCGTATGCATGAGCCAAATTGCTTACTCTGGAAACACCTCCAATCTGTCGTACCACCTAGAAAAGAACCACCCTGTAGAGTTCAGTGAGTTTGTGAAGAGCAACACAGATCAGATTCGCGAGGCGTTTGCTACAGCATTCTCCAGGATCAAGCCTGAGCCTCCTGGCCCACATCTTCAACAATCCCAGGACACAAACTCGAGGCAGAACTTAGGCTATGAAAACAGACGACAGAATGACCTGACAATAGCTGTCATCAACTTCATCTGTGAGGGGATGTACCCTGTATCTGTAGTTGAAGAGCCTACTTTCAAGACCTTACTGAGAACCGCCGATCCTGGATACTCCCCACCCAGCAAAAGCGACCTTGCAGTTAAAATGCTTCCGCAGATGTATTGCCGTACCCGTGAGATTCTCCTGACTGAGGTAGCCGGTGTTGTGAACTGTGGGGTCACCACAGACCTTTGGCAAAGCCAAACCCGGAATAGAACTTATATTTCACTCTCCATGCACTCTGTTAATCACAATAGTACAACTGGCTTCTCTGTGACCAGCAAGTGCCTTAAAACTTTTGAAGTGCAAGAGGACAATACAGCGGAGAATATCACCAGAGCAATGTATGAAGCCTTTGTTGAATGGGGGATAACTCATAAAGTCAGCGGTGCCACCACTAATGGTTCAGTGGATATTGTGAAAGCATGCTCTCTCCTGGAACTATCAGTGGAAATGCCTTGCCTTGGACACACCATCAATCGAGCAATGGATGAAGCTTTTGCGCTGCCTCGAGTAGACAGCTTTTTAGGATGTTGCCGCAAACTTGTCGCTCATTTCCGGGAAACGGCAATGGCAATGTATCtgctgagagaaaaacagaagcaGCATGGCCTTTCCCAGTGCACACTAATCACGGACTGGGGCAGGTCTTGGTTGGCTGCGCTGGCAATGCTCCAACGGCTTAAAGAGCAACAGCTTGCTATAACTGCAATGCTTGTGGAGAATTCCAACAACCATCATTTGAGCTTTGATGGTGCTGACTGGGCTATGGTGGAGGGCTTGATTGAAGTCCTCCAGCCCTTTAAAGTTGTGGCAAACATGATCACTTCCTGTAGATATCCAACCATCAGCATGGTGAGGCCTGTGCTTCATATGCTATTGAACACTACCCTCAAGGTGAAGGAAGGAGACCTCAAAGAGATCAGCATGACAAAAGAGGTAATCTCCAAGGTGCTGTCCAGCATCTATTCACAGACGCAGGAGATTTCAACATTCCTCAACGTTGCTACATTCTTGGATCCACGGTACAAGCGACTGCCTTTCTTGTCCTCTCAGGAACGCTCCCAAGTTGAGAGTAACATCATTGAGGAGGCAAAAGCAATTCTTGAGAAACAGATTGCTGACCGACCTTGTAACGACGATTTCTCCTTGGCGTCTGATGAGCCACCTAGCAAAAAGCAGACACCACTGACAGAACGTCCAGGTAGCAGCGCAACCCCAGACAACCCATTGGCTGCCATATTTTGCCAGTCTGACACGGACCAGAGCCAGGAAGAGCTGCATGCTCAGGTGGTAGAGGAGCTGAGCAACTACAAATCACAAAGGATCCTGGGTCTGAACGAAGACCCTTTGCTTTGGTGGTCGAGTCATGCGGCCTTGTTCCCCACACTCCCCAAGGTACTCCAGAAGTACTGGTGTGTTCCTGCCACCAGTGCCCCATGTCACAGATTGTTCAGCTCCTCAGGCACCATTCTCTGTGGGAAGAGGAACCGCATAGCTCCAGCACTAGTAGATCAACAGGTATTCCTGTACGAGAACTCGCGGAGCTATTACGAGCCTGAGCCCAGTGAAGATGATTTGGACGATGTTTGGGATGGGAACTGTACTCTGGGTCAGCCACTGGAGTGA